A stretch of the Ischnura elegans chromosome 5, ioIscEleg1.1, whole genome shotgun sequence genome encodes the following:
- the LOC124159595 gene encoding piggyBac transposable element-derived protein 4-like, with translation MENKPNSSRKRTRSALRHPVSISDEDIARFFEREEEISDGSATDSDFDVSSEDEETDESSEDDSGANGDCQASSDSGKRISPAGWQTERPVITPIAFTGNSGLKIRPHVLDPIGFFMLLANDEFFNHIISETNIYAQKLQNKSVADKSKMKPWKDLTRGEFEIFLGLLFHMGLIRINKIQYYWRKDGLYEFPTFSKAMPRDRFMIILRCLHFGRNAPDGHPKPSDPLYKIRPLLNLIQTNMKKVYYPQKQLSLDESMVLWRGRLYFRQYIKNKRHKYGIKLYMLTEPNGLVLNCLVYTGSKDPNVGGVGHSEKVVHSLLSDYTNVGHAVYMDNFYNSYKLSRELLGKKIYSTGTLRNTRKGNPHNVVNKKLAKGEVVGQYTKEGIFICKWKDRREVLMISSEHCGEMIEVANRRGKISKKPSVVAEYNKFMGGIDRADQIISYYPVERRSLRWYLKLGIHMFQILLNNSQILHNKFSSQHMSLQNFRESVIASLIFKNKPAEIPAPIQRKEKIHLPVQIQSEKGSRAQRKRCRNCSTTGVRRDVVTYCPMCDGEPGLCLEPCFRVFHNY, from the coding sequence ATGGAGAATAAACCGAATTCATCAAGAAAGCGGACAAGGAGCGCACTTCGTCACCCTGTGTCTATCTCCGACGAAGACATCGCTCGGTTCTTTGagagggaagaagaaatttcGGATGGAAGTGCAACAGATTCGGATTTTGATGTCTCCTCTGAAGATGAGGAAACCGACGAGAGCTCCGAGGATGACAGTGGTGCAAATGGCGATTGTCAGGCCTCAAGTGATTCAGGTAAACGCATATCCCCGGCAGGATGGCAAACTGAACGGCCAGTTATCACTCCTATTGCTTTTACTGGAAATTCTGGACTCAAAATACGGCCTCATGTTTTAGATCCAATAGGATTCTTCATGCTCTTGGCAAACGATGAATTTTTCAACCACATAATttctgaaacaaatatttatgcccaaaaattgcagaataaatcAGTAGCTGATAAATCTAAAATGAAACCATGGAAAGACTTGACTAGAGgggagtttgaaatatttttagggctACTTTTTCATATGGGGCttatcagaataaataaaattcaatattattggcGAAAAGATGGGCTTTATGAATTTCCCACATTTTCAAAGGCCATGCCAAGAGACAGGTTCATGATCATTTTGCGGTGCCTACATTTTGGTCGTAACGCTCCTGATGGCCACCCTAAGCCAAGTGATCCACTCTACAAAATCCGCCCTCTTTTGAATCTTATCCAGACCAATATGAAAAAAGTGTACTATCCTCAGAAACAACTTAGCTTAGATGAATCGATGGTACTTTGGAGGGGAAGACTATATTTCCGGCAGTACATAAAAAACAAGAGGCATAAATATGGTATTAAATTGTACATGCTAACGGAACCAAATGGGCTTGTTTTGAATTGCTTGGTTTACACAGGTTCCAAGGATCCAAATGTTGGGGGAGTTGGTCACTCAGAAAAAGTTGTACATTCGCTTCTATCTGATTATACTAATGTTGGTCATGCTGTGTACATGGACAACTTCTATAACAGCTATAAATTGTCGCGAGAACTGctgggaaagaaaatatattccacgGGAACTCTCAGAAACACTAGGAAAGGCAACCCTCataatgttgtaaataaaaaattggcaaaaggagAAGTAGTGGGCCAGTATACGAAAGAAGGAATTTTCATATGCAAATGGAAGGATAGAAGAGAAGTTTTAATGATTTCCTCGGAGCATTGTGGAGAGATGATAGAAGTAGCAAACAGAAGgggtaaaatttctaaaaaaccaAGCGTTGTAGCCGAATACAATAAATTTATGGGGGGAATAGATAGGGCGGACCAGATTATTTCTTATTATCCAGTGGAGAGAAGAAGCCTGAGATGGTATTTAAAATTAGGGATACACATGTTTCAAATACTTCTAAACAACTCGCAAAtactacataataaatttagtagCCAACACATGAGTCTTCAGAATTTTCGTGAAAGTGTAATCGCcagtcttattttcaaaaacaagccGGCAGAAATTCCAGCGCCAATCCAGCGAAAGGAAAAGATCCATTTGCCAGTACAAATACAAAGTGAAAAGGGTTCAAGAGCGCAAAGAAAAAGATGTCGTAACTGCTCAACGACAGGAGTAAGAAGAGACGTCGTCACGTACTGCCCGATGTGTGATGGTGAACCAGGACTATGTCTTGAACCCTGTTTTAGAGTGTTCCATAACTATTAA